From Staphylococcus sp. IVB6214:
TGCATCAAGCAACTGCTTTATCATGTTTGTTTCTCTTTATCAAACAAATCATTGCTCAACGACATAGCGCTTACTTAAAATGAAATGCGCTTCTTAATTGTTAGTCTTTTTCTTCAAAAGTACGTATAATTAAAGAGAGAGGTGATACAAAATGAAACGTTATTTAATCAGTGTTCATGGCCGCGTTCAAGGTGTCGGGTTTCGTTATTTTACAGAACGACTTGCATTAAAATATCACGTGACAGGAACTGTACAAAACGTAAATGACTACGTTGAAGTCATTGCACAAGGTGAAAGTGAAAATCTTAAAGCTTTTGTACAGGCAGTGGTTAATGGCGCATCCCCTGCTTCATCGGTGACACATCATCATATTGAAGCACTGAATATTGTACCACAGGAAGAGAAATTTAAAGTACTGGGATAAAGGAAGTTGTCATAATGAGATATAATTTATCGCGTATATTAGGTGTTGTTGTAGGCGTTCCAGTTGCAACAGTATCATTCATTGCAAGTACAATTGGATTAGATATTCAATGGATTTTCGATCTATTGATTGGTGGTGTTGGTTTCGTATTAGGTTACGTCCCTACGCAACGGTTGTCTTCTAAAAATTATTTAAATGAACTTGGATTATCACGTAAAGATTATCGTTATATACATCACCAGATGAATGTTGCACAAGGCAAAGTAAAACGTATCTTCAAATCATTTATCAATGTGCGATCTATTCAAGATTTTAAGTTAGTCAATGATATTTATCGATTGGCAAGAACGATTAATCAAATTGTGCGTCAAAAGCCGAATCAATTTTATCAAATAGAAAGTTTTTATTATTCACATATTGATCATGCGCTTAATCTAATAGAAAACTACACGCATCTATCAAAAATGCCGATGAAATCAGCAGCAGATCAACAGGCATTGTATCAAACACGCATTACACTAGAAGAGATTAAACGTACATTAATTGCTGATCTCAAGCGTGTCAATGAACCACGTTACAACCAATTAGATACGGAAATGCGCTTATCTAAATTATACTTAAGTGAAAAAGAAAAGGAGCATGCTAATGACACAAAACAATAAAACACAAACAACAATGAGTCATCCGTTAGATCAATACTTCACCTCGTTTGAACGAGATAACCATTTGCAGGAAGTGCCACTTCCAACAGAAGGACCAGATGAAGTAGTAGGACCTCAATTTTCAGAACAAGACCAACAGAAAATCCAACAGTTGGCAAAAGAAATTGAGCCTCTGAATAACGATAGCTTAATGAAATTTGGCTCTAATGCACAGTCACATTTATCAAGTTTTTCACATCAGATGTTAGACAACATTCAGTCAAAAGATATTGGGCCGATTGGTGAGACGCTGGAAAACTTAATGAAAAAATTGAGAGAAATTGATCCTGAAGATTTATCACAAAAAGAAGAGAATTTTTTGAAGAAAGTTTTCAAAAGATCAAAAGCATCAATGCAACAAGTATTTTCACGTATGCAATCTGTGAGTGCACAAGTTGATCGAATCTCTGTTGAGTTAGATAAGAATAAATCAGAATTAGTAAAAGATGTTCGCTTATTAGATGGCCTATATCAACAAAATAAAGATTATTATGATGTATTAAACTTATATATTGCAGCAGCAGAGCGTAAAAAAGAAGATTTAACACAAAATGTATTGCCTCAATTGCGTGAGAAAGCACGGACTTCAGACAATCAGATGGCCGTACAGGAAGTTGCAGATATGGAACAATTCATTGATCGATTAGAGAAGCGTATTTATGACCTTCAATTATCACGTCAAATCACATTACAATCTGCACCACAGATTCGTATGATTCAAAACATTAACCAAGCATTAGCAGAAAAAATTCAAAGTTCAATTTTGACAAGTATTCCATTATGGAAAAATCAAATGGCAATAGCACTAACCTTAAACCGTCAAAATAAAGCTGTGACAGCACAAAAACAAGTGACGGATACAACGAATGAAATGCTAATTCGTAACTCTGAAATGTTACGTCAGAATGCACGCGTCACTGCAGAAGAGAACGAACGTGGAATTGTAGATATTGACACGTTGAAAACGACACAAGATAATATTATTCAAACGATTGAAGAAACATTACAGATTCAAGCTGATGGGCGTCAGAAACGTCAACAAGCTGAACAAGATTTAAAACAGCTGGAACAAGATTTACGATCACGTTTACTGACAGCAAAAGATCAAAGAAATGACTTTCAATAATACGTATTAGTTAAAGGCACACAACTACTTATTGTTGAGTGCCTTTAACTATTCTTGCCGATAAAAAGGTCTCGCCAATAGTGGCGAGACCTTTTAAGTTATTCTTTTTCGTATACAATGACATTAGATGACTTCACGAAAGCACCAATAACATAACCAATTAATAATGTAATAACTGCAATTGGGAACCATTCTAATGAGTAGTCATGTAGTGGTAAGTTATCGATAAATGAGAGTTTTAACCAACCGTTTGAGTTGAATACACTTAAAATCGATACTAATGAAACTACTGCCACTGTGATTTGTTGCGTAATGCGACGTGTTGGAACAAAACGTGCGATTAATATTAAGAATACAGTAGTGATTGCAACTGGGTAAATAATCAATAGTACTGGGATTGAAAGTTGAATCACTGAGTTCAATCCTAAGTTAGATAATACAAAACTGATTAACGTAAAGATTACAACGTATGTTTTGTATGATAACTTCGGTAAAATACTGTGGAAGTACTCACTTACAGATACTACTAATCCACAAGCTGTTGTTAAACATGCAAGTGCTACGATAATACCAAGTAAGTATTTACCAAAAGCACCGTAACCAGTTGCTGCAATTGTAATTAACTGATAAGCACCAATGTTTTGATTGTTCTCAGTCAAATGTTTCATTGTTTCTTCACTAATAACCATATGGTTACCGATAAAGCCTAATGAAATGTAGATAAAAGCAAGAGCGGCTGTTGCAATAAGACCTGCCATTGCAGTTTGTTTGAAGATTTGGTCAGCTGTTTTAACGCCAGTTGATTTTACAGCATTGACAACAATCATTGAGAAAGCGATCGCTGCAATCGCATCCATAGTTAAGTAACCTTCAGTAAATCCTTTTGAGAAACCAGAGATGTTTGATTTATATACTTCTGGATCAGCCATTGCATTAGGATTCCCACCAAAGTCAAAGAAACCTTTTACAATCATCGCAAGGATTGTGATAAGTAATAATGGTGTTAAAATCGCACCGATACGGTCTACAATCTTACCAGGGTTGAAACATAAGTATAGTACAACTAAAAAGTAAACTACTGAGAAAACAAATAACCAAACAGCGCTACTTGAATTAATGATTGGTGTTACCGTCATCTCAAAAGATGTTGAAGCTGTACGTGGGATAGCGAATAATGGTCCGATTGTTAAGTAAATAACAACTAAGAACACTACTGAGAATGCAGGGTGAATTTTATTAATTGCACCGATGTACCCTTCTTTGTCGAGTGCACCGACAACAACACCTAGTAAAGGTAAACCAATACCAGTAACGACAAAGGCAATAATTGATGGCCAAAAATATTGACCACTTGCTAAACCTAAGCTAGGTGGGAAAATCAGGTTACCTGCCCCAAAAAATATTGCAAATAACATAAAACCAATAACTAATGTATTTTTGTTCATTTTACTTACTCCTAAACCTTCCTTTTTAAATTTATGACTCATTTTATCACAATAAATTTCATTCGTCTATAAGATTTCTGAAAATTTTAAAAGCATTTTTAAACACTCTAAAGTTTTAAAGGGATAAAAACTAAATTATGATAAAAATATCACATAATCATGGTTTTTATCCCTTTTTATGTCTTAAAATGACAGGCTTTTATAATGAAATTGTTAATTAATACAAGATATTAAAATTTATGATGCTGTTAATTGTATATTGATATCTAATTTTCATTAAAAAGATTTAAGTAACAATTTTTTAAGAAGTGGCGATAGTTGACTTGGTAAATGCTGTACGCCTTCAACAAATATTGCAAATGGTCCATAAATATTGTGCACTGTTTGTTCGATAGCTTCAGTGATTGGCTCTTGACTTAAGAAGACGTTGAAAATTTCAATACCTAGTTTGCGTGACATTTCTACTGCTTCGTATGTGTCTAAGATACCATCTTGTGCATAATTAAATGCAGACGGTTCACCGTCAGAAAATACGATGAGAAATTTTTGCTTTTCTGAACGGGTAAGAAGTCTCTCACTGGCAACACGAATGGCAACACCATCTCTATTATCATCTTGTGGTGTTAATGACATAATTCTTGGTGCATCTGCTTGATAGATAGACTGATGATAGTTGATGATTTCATCGATGATATTTGGTTGATCATCTTCGTCTGAATCAAAGGCATCTTCTGTAAATGCAAGAATTTCATGGCGAACATTTAGTGCTTTCAATGTCTCGTGAAATAGAACAACGCCTTTAATCGTCTCATCCATTTTATCGTGCATACTTGCTGATGCATCAATTAATAAAGTGAAAGTCGCATCAAATGTTTGACTTTGATCAGCTTTTTTATAAAACAGTTTATATTGATCGTCGACAAACCAATTTACAAGGTTTCGTTGTAAACGACCTTTTGTAAGATTTGTACGTACATCTTGAAATTCACGATCAATTGTTTTTTTAATAATTTGTATTAAGTCTTTTGTCTCATATTGTACGTCTGTTTGTACTTGACGATATGATTCCGTATACTCTGGTAGAATTGTTGGAACGTTCCATTCAATTCGAACATTGGCATTGATACCCGTTAATCCTAATAAGCTATTTGAAGGGCCTTGTGTTCCCCCTTCTTCATTTTCAATGGTATCTTGAGAGCCTTTCCCTTTTTTCGATAACATGTCTGTCATATCGTCTGAGCTGTCACCTTCACGTGCAGTATCGTTATCACTCAAAGCTTCACTGCTTTCTCCTTCATGCAATTCCGTCTCTAAGTATGCGCCACCAGCAGTATCAGAATCAGCAGACTTAGCGTCAATTTCTTCTGTTTCGACGTCATCTTTTTCATCTGAATGACCGTCAGTCTGAGCGGCATCCATTCTCTTAATATCATCTAGTGTTAATCCTTCAAGTGCTTTATACACGTGACGTGGAATATGATAGTATTCATTCAACATGTCATCTTTCAACCAGTCATCTACTTGGAACATGATACGCTGTGTTAAGTACATAGCTTCTTCACTCGTAAGGATATTAAAGAAATCAGGTAAGTACTGATACATGCTTTCCAAAATTGGATTAATCTCAGAGTGAATTTGCGGTACTTCAAAAAAGTTCTCACTCAAAAATGATCGTTCCAAATTCAAAAAGAACAACTCTGTGTACATTGTTTTTGTTTGATAGAAGTTGATTTGTGTTTCACAGTATTGTAAACGCATTTGACGACGTACATTGATCAATTTTGCGGTACGAGGACGTTCGCTAACAATGAGATTGAGAATACGCATCTCTTCTATCAATTTGTACAGCTGACGATAAAGTTTTGGATGATTAAAACCTTCTTCATTCAAAATGACTTCATTGACAATTTTGGGTGTCATATTAAAGTAACTATATGTTGCTAGTAAAATATCTGTTTTTAACCCTGTATGTTCGATATGTTCCGGACGATGTGACCAAAACGAACTGCAAATGACTTCATTATTAATAGCATCATAATACGGGAATTTGTGAATTTTAACTTGTGTGTCTTTGTCTTTTAATAGTAATCGTGAAAGGTCTTGTAACATCATGACCTTCATCGCATCAAGTTGTTCATCGTTAAATAGAATAAAGCGATCGCTCATTTGTATCACCCTCTAAAAGTTCAGTTCTACAGCATTCTGCACAGCTTGTTGTTCACGCTCATCTTCTAACTTATCAATTATTGTACGTTGAATTGCACGTTCAATTGGCATGACAGTTGCAAGGTCACTCATATCGATTAGCGCACGAATACTCGCAGCTTCTTCAGAAAGTTGACCTTGTTGGGTCATCGTACGCAAATCTTCATTAAACTTAATAATTTGATCGATTAATGCATCGTCTTGTAATAAGCTTTGTGCTTTGATAACTTGATGCAAAGTATCACCATCTATATATTCAACATTGATCACAACAAAACGGTTTTTTAATGCTTCGTTCATTGGCAATGTTCCGACGTAACCTTCATTGATTGCTGCAATGACCTTAAAGCCTGGCGCAGCTTTGATGACTTCCCCTGTAAATGGATTTGTCAATTGACGGCGATAGTCAAGCACACCATTTAAAATAGGTAAAGTTTCAGGTTTGGCCATGTTAATTTCATCAATATATAAAATGTGTCCCTCGCGCATTGCTTTAATTACAGGACCATCAATAAAAACAATTTCTTGATGACCATTTTCTGAAGTTTTAATCGTTTTAAAGCCGAGTAAGCTTTCTGCATCTAAATCGACAGAACAGTTGATTTGGTGCATTGGAATATTTGTTGTTTCACTTAATGTTTCAGCTAAACGTGTTTTCCCTGAACCAGTAGGTCCTTTAAGTAAGATGTTTTTATTCAAGCTGAATAGTTTTTCAGCATCACCAAAAACAGTCTTATCTGCGTTAATATAACCAGTATTTACTTGAGTCATGATTCTCACCTTTCAAAAATTAAAAATAGAATGTTGTTGATATGATTAAAACCTAAAAAACATAAGAAAAAAGCCGATAGTACATATGTCCATCGCTTTTTCATTTTATAATATACAGTTTATACTTCTTCAAAATATGTTTTATAATAGCCACCAACATGACCAGAGTTATCAATGATTTGATAATATTCTTCTGTTTCATTAACAACATCGTAAGTTTTACCGATTGTCAACATATCACTTACTGTGAACTTTTTCGCATCGGTATGTACGACTTTTACTTGCTTAATTGGCGTTGTTTCTTTCCAAGTTTCATGTAACATTTTCTCACCTTCTTATATTCAATCCTAATATATTATGAAATAAATCATTTACTTTGTCTATAACCTATATGAATTTATAGTTTGTTAATACATTCATGTAATTGACTATACATTATATTATAGCCAACTTTTACAGTATTGTTGTTGAAATTGCTTATAATTATTGGAAAAAGATACCGAATAAAATAAATACAATTCCCGCGTAAAAATAAAGAGATCGTTGTTTACGATTTTGTAAAATATCAAATCCATATAAAATAACAAGCCCTAAGCCAATTGTTTGAAACACTGGCCAATAGTTTGTTAAACCAAATAAGCTCGTTAGGATGAAAATAAAATTAATGATGATAATTAAGACACCGACAGATAGAATAGGAATCAGTAGTTTTTTGTTGATTTGCATAGTTTTGATGTCTCCTATGGTTAATTAATAATAGCGTAACACATATGGCTTGTTAGCAAAAGATGAAGCATCAAAAAAGCCATAAGTGCCACTTTATAGCAGTGACACTTATGGTATCTTTTGTATTTATTATGATTCAAGCAATAAATCTTCTGGATTTTCGATTAATTCTTTAATCGTTTTTAAGAATCCAACAGCTTCTTTACCATCGATGATACGGTGGTCATAGCTTAATGCTAAGTACATCATTGGTCTGTTTTCAATTGTATCTTTATCAATTGCAATTGGTCGAGTAATGATAGAGTGCATACCTAAAATTGCAGCTTGATTACCATTAATAATTGGTGTTGACATCATTGATCCGAAAATACCACCATTTGTAATCGTAAATGAGCCATTAATCATATCATCAAGTGATAGTTTATTATCACGTGCTTTGGCAGCTAAGTTTGCAATTTCTTCTTCAATTTCAGCGAAGTTTTTCTTATCACAGTCGCGAACGTTTGGTACTAATAAACCACCTGGTGTTGATACGGCAACACCAATATCATAGAACTGTTTTGTTACCATGTATTCGCCATCAATTTCAGCATTTACTTCTGGATATTTCTTCAATGCTGCAACTGCTGCTTTTGTGAAGAAAGACATAAAGCCAAGTTTTGTACCATTGTGATCTTCCATGAACTTTTCTTTTTTACGTTTTCTAAGTTCCATCACGTTTGTCATGTCAACTTCATTGAATGTTGTTAACATTGCTGTGTTGTTACTTACTTCTAGTAATTTACGAGCAGCTGTTTGTTTTCTGCGATTCATCTTTTCACGAATCACTGGTTTTGAAGGGTTTTGTGGTGCTGCTGGTTTTTCAGCTTTTTTCTCAGCTTTTTGTTCAGCAGGTTTTACACCACGTTCAACATCTTCTTTGCGTAAAATATCACCTGATTTTGCATTTAATTCTGCTAAATCAATACCTTTTTCACGAGCAGCACGACGTGCAGACGGCGTAGCATTCACGCGATCGTTTGATGATGAAGATGTTTCTTCTTCTTTCTCTTTTGATGGCTCTGGTTCAGATGCTTTTTCTTCTTTAGCAGCTGGTTTCTCTTCAGCTTTCTTCTCAGCAGGTTTTGCACCGCCTTCACCAACGATTGCAATTGCTTGCCCCACCTCAACTGTATCGCCTGCTTCAGCAAGTAGTTCTTGGATTGTACCTTCTTCTTCAGAAACAACTTCAACGTTTACTTTATCTGTTTCAAGTTCTAAGATTGCTTCCCCTTTTTCGACAGTATCGCCGACTTCTTTCAACCATTCTGCAATGGTACCTTCTGTAATTGATTCTGCTAATTCTGGAACTTTTACCTCTGCCATTTTGATATGCCCCCTAGATATTTAAGCTATTTTCAATAATTTTACTTTGTACAATTTTATGAATTTCTCCATCGCCTTCTGATGGCGCCGCACGGTGTGGACGACCTTGGTATTCAAGTTCGTATTTGTCACCGACAATGCGATTAAGTTGTGGATATACGAAATGCCATGCCCCTTGGTTTTGTGGCTCTTCTTGTACCCAAGCAATAACTTTAAGGTTTGGTAACGTCTCTAAGAACGCCACAATTTCCTCTTCTGGGAATGGATACAATCTTTCCACAGCAACAAGTGCGATTGCTTCATTCGGTTCTTTGCTCATTGATTCTTTTAGGTCTACAAGCATTTTACCTGATGCAAGAATGACTTTTGTTACTTTTTCTGGATCATGTGTACCTACTAAGATTGGCTCAAAGCCCCCTGATGTAAATTCAGAAATAGGTTGAGCGACTGTTTTATTACGCAATAAGCCTTTTGGTGACATCAATACGAGTGGTCGCATTGCATCAGTACCTAAGCTTGCCGCTTGTGCACGTAATAAATGGAAGTAGTTACTTGCGCTTGACAAATTACAGATTGTCATATTATTTTCGGCTGCAAGTTGTAAGAAACGTTCTAATCGAGCAGATGAATGCTCAGGTCCTTGCCCTTCAAATGAATGAGGCAACATAAATGTTAAACCTGTACGTTCACCCCACTTCGCATTACTAGAAAAGATAAAGTTATCAAAGTACATTTGTGCCATATTAGCAAAGTCACCAAATTGTGCTTCCCAAATGTTAAATGAATCTGGATTTTCTACGTTATAACCATACTCAAAGCCAACGACTGCTGATTCAGATAATGGTGAGTTATGAATGTAGAATGTTCCTTTTTGATCTGGTACATGTTGTAACGGAATGTGTACTGAATCACTTTCTTGATCATGTAAAACTGCATGGCGATGACTAAACGTACCACGTTCACAGTCTTGACCAGTCATACGAACAGGTGTGCCTTCTTGCATCACAGTTGCAAATGCAAGTTGTTCTGCATGTGCCCAATCAACAAGACCTTCATCGCTCTCAAAAGGTTTACGACGCTGATCTAAGATGCGTTGTAACTTATTGAAAATCTTAAAATCTTCAGGATAAGTCAACATGGCATCATTGATTTCTTTTAAGCGATCATAAGAAAGCTCGGATTCGTTACTAGCCAATGGTTTTGAAATATTTTCCGGTATTTCCATTTCTGCATTGTCAATTTTGTTTGTCTTATCAATTTGGTCATGTGCTTGACGCATTTCTTTTTGCACATCATCCATTACTGTTTGAACGTCATCTTCTTTTAAAACGCCGTCTTCTACGAGTTTGTTACCGTAAATGACTTCGACTGTTTTGTGTTTTTTGATGTTTTTATAAGGAAGTGGATTCGTCAACATCGGTTCGTCCATTTCGTTATGTCCAAAACGACGATATCCAACGATATCAATCACGACATCTTTGTTGAATTCCTTTCTAAATTCCATAGCAATATCAATCGCTTCAATCGTTGCTTCAACGTCATCCGCATTGACATGCATAATTGGTACGTCATAACCTTTTGCAACATCCGTAGCATAAGTCGTAGAACGACCATCCGTAGGTTCTGTTGTAAACCCAATACGGTTATTTGTGATCAAGTGAATTGTACCACCTGTACTATAACCGTCTAAATTGCCTAGGTTCATCGTTTCAAAGTTAACCCCTTGACCTGGATAAGCAGCATCACCATGAACGATAATTGGCACAGCACCATTGAAATCAGTTTCAACTTGACCAGATTGTGCTACGAAGTCTTGTGCTGCTCGTGTACGTCCAATCACTACTGGTGCAACAATCTCAAGGTGACTTGGATTGTTCGCTAAAGTGATGCGTTGCTCAATACCATGAGTTTGGATTGTTTTAACCCCACCTAAGTGATACTTAACATCGCTTGTCCATCCAGATGTAAGTGTTAAGCTACCATCTTCAGGTAAGAATGTCATCGGATCAGTATGCATGAATTCTGAAAGCATCATTTCATATGGTTTTTTCAAAATATGAGTTAATACATTTAAACGACCACGATGTGCCATACCAATTTGGATATTTTTTATTTCATTCTCAGCTGCACGTTTAATAATTTGTGCAATCATAGGTACAAGTGCGTCAACACCCTCAATTGAGAAACGCTTTGCACCTACAAAGTTTTTGTGAAGATACTTTTCAAATCCTTCTACATGTGCAAGCAATTTAAAAAGTTCAATTTTTTCATCTTCGTTCAAGGTTGCTTTGTATGGTGTTTCAATTCTGCGCTTCAACCATACACGCTCCTTGTTGTTATTAATATGTGTATATTCAAACGCGATAGACCCCTTATATCGCTTCTCCATACGTTTGATTGCCTCAAATGCGTTCGGATATATATCCTTAAAGTGATCTGAGATAATCTCTGCTGGTATCTTCTCAAGCGTTGCTTGATCTAAATTGAAGTCTTCAATGTTTAGTTTAGGAATATTCGTACGTTGTGGTCTATTTACTGGATAGATATCAGCGAGTAAATGCCCGTATTGTCGAATATTGTCAATCAAGCGCATCACACGTTTAATCGTGTTGTCTCCCGAGCTTGATTGCATTGATGTGTTTGAATAAGATGTGTTGTCATTTTTAATTGTGCTGAAAAGCACTTGCAAATCTTCAGATACAGAATTAGGATCATCTAAAAATTGGTCATAAAGTTCTAACATTAACCCTAAATTAGCCCCAAAATTTACAGGCGCTTCACTCACCTGTTTATCGTTTTTCATAATCCACCCTCCACAGAAAGAATAAAAACGCTTACAAGTAAATAATAGCATTAAATTGTGAACATTTAAAGGCAAAATCATGATATTTTAGTGATGTTTCATAGAATTAAAACTAATCGTAAATATTGTGTATTTCCCTTCTTCACTGTTTACAGTAATATGCCCGTCATAGAGTTTTACCATTTTCATTGCGATTGATAATCCTAATCCATTGCCCCCTTGTTGACGTGATCGTGATTTGTCTACACGATAAAAACGATTAAAGATATGTTCCTGATCTTCTTTCGGAATACCCAACCCATGATCTTTGATTTCGATGAGTACACGATTATTAATCAATTTTGTTTTAATATGAATATCACGGTTTTCTTGATCATATTTAATCGCATTATCAAGAAAGATGAGAAGAATCTGTTCCAAGTGAAAAGCATTCATATATAAGTAAATAAAATCTTGATTACTTTCAAACTCGAAATCATAATCTGGATGAATTTGTTTTAATGAGTGAATTCGATTTTTTATTTCTAAGTTGACATCGACTTGTTCGATTTGATTTTCGATTGTTTTCGGGTCATCTTTCGTTAATAGCAGTAGTTCTTCGACTAACTTGGTAATACGGTTCATCTCTTCAAGAGAAATAGTCAATGACTCTTCAAGCACAGCAGGATCCTTTTTACCCCAACGCTGAATAAGATTAAGATGGCCTTGAATAATTTGTAAAGGTGTTCTCAATTCATGTGATGCATCTTCAACAAATTGTCGCTGTTGATTAAAAGCCTCTTCTAGTTTCACCATCATATTGTTGAAGTTGTCGATGAGCGCGTCGGTTTCTTCATAATTTGTAGGTACTTCTAATTTTTCTTGGAATCCATTTCTTCTAATTTGTGTCATTTTGTCAGTGATGATATTAATAGGTTTTGTAATTTGCGCTGAGAAAGCATAGCTGATAGAAGCTGTAACAAATAAAGCAATTAACCCAAAAATTAGTGCAAGATAAGTTATAAAGTTTAATAGATCATCAAAAACATCGAGCGGATGAACGACAGTTGCGTATCCTTCAAAATAATTTGTGTCAACTGGATTGGAGATCACAATAAAAGAACCGTGACTGTTTTTTAAGATACGAATATATCGGTCCGAAGTTTTTTCAAATTCTGGCGCAAAGGTTACATCCGTTGCATTTGTATTCTCCATTAATTGTGTACCGTCACGATCATACAAAATCACTTTTTGATGATTACTTGTGACAGAACTAAATTCTAGCGGTGTGATTTTTTCAAAATCCTTCGTCGTAAGGAGTTGATAAAGTTCATCTGCACTGCGTTCTGCCTCTTCTAGTTCATGTTGTTTTAATAAACTGCTAACTGCATAAATAATTAATAAGCAAAATATAAAGATAATTAGAAACGTAATGATGGTTGTGACAAGTGTCCACTTGGTTTTCAGTGTAGGTTGCTTCATTGACGAATCACATACCCAACTCCACGTACGGTCTCAATAATTTTTTCTTTTTGTATGACTTTTAATTTATTGCGTAAATATCGAATATAAACATCGACAACATTCGTCTCGACTTCAGAATCATATCCCCAAACATGGTTCAAAATTTGTTCACGATGTAGAACGTGATTTTTATTTTCAGCGAGAACGAGTAATAAGTCGAATTCTGTCTTCGTTAATTCGATGGTTTGTTCACCATATGACACGTGAAACGCATTTTTATCGATAACAATGCCACTTACTTCTACAGTGTCTTTATTCGTTTGTTGGTCATCAGATGCACGTCTTACTAATGCACGTATCCTAGCTAACAATTCTTCAATTTCGAAAGGTTTTACGATATAATCATCTGCACCATGATCAAGCCCTTGTACTTTGTCATAGATTTCCCCTTTTGCCGTAATCATAATAATCGGTGTATCCTTCTGTTTGCGGAGACGTTTACAAACTTCTAAGCCATCAATACCTGGCAGCATCAGATCGAGTAGTATAATATCAAAATTTTGTTGTAGTGCTATGTTTAAGCCAGATATGCCATCGTTTTTAATCGATACGTCATAATTTTCGTGTTTTAGTTCAAGTTCGATAAAGCGTGCTAAGTTTTGCTCATCTTCAATAATTAATACATTTTTCATGTTGTCACCTCATCTATAATCATAGGACATATTAGGAGTTTGAGAAAGATAAAAAAATTTGAACTTTCTAATTGACAATTATTCTCAATGAGTTATAATGTAATTGAAAATGATTATCAATCACAACGATTCCCCCCCACACTATTCGTTTTAATGGGTTGAGTCATTTTCAAATAATATCCCCTTTTATATGCCCGTATAAAAATTTCGTTGATATTAAATTAAACTATAAATAAAAGCCGTTGCATTTGCG
This genomic window contains:
- a CDS encoding response regulator transcription factor, with the protein product MKNVLIIEDEQNLARFIELELKHENYDVSIKNDGISGLNIALQQNFDIILLDLMLPGIDGLEVCKRLRKQKDTPIIMITAKGEIYDKVQGLDHGADDYIVKPFEIEELLARIRALVRRASDDQQTNKDTVEVSGIVIDKNAFHVSYGEQTIELTKTEFDLLLVLAENKNHVLHREQILNHVWGYDSEVETNVVDVYIRYLRNKLKVIQKEKIIETVRGVGYVIRQ